In the genome of Rhodothermales bacterium, the window TGCGGATGGTCGTCATGTAGACGTGCACCTCGTTGCCGCGGCGCTCGATGCGCGTGTCGCCTTCGCTTTTCACGGCGTCCGGATGCGTGTTGTCCTGGAGCGCGTAGATCTGCACCTGACGGTCCTTGATGACGCTCGCCGCGATGCCCTGGGCGTAGTGCGGCTCGCCCATCGTCGGGAAATCGAGGATGATTTTCATCTTGTCGCCGCTGATGTCGATCAGCTGCGCGGCGTGTGCGAGTTCAGGCCCGGTTGGGAGGTAGCGGTCCTTCGTGATTTTGTTGAGCGCAACGAGGTACTTGCCCCACGGCTTCTGGCTGTCGCCGCCCGGAATCATCAGGTGGCCCACGCTATAATAAACCGGGATGCGGTCCACGACCTGGAACGTCGACAGGCTCCACTTCACGATCTCGGACGAGATGAACGCCGTGGTATAGGCGTACCCCTTGCCGTCGAATTCGGTGTGGAGCGGGCCGAGACCCGGGTTCTCCACTTCGCCGGCCACGATCGATTCGTACTTCAGCACCGGGATGCCGTCGATGACGGTCTCGAACTCCTTGTTCTGGATCGCCTGGATCATCTTCGAGAACGAATGGACAGGAATCACCGTGGCGAGCTTGCCGCCGGCGGCGATGAATTCCCCCGTCGGGTCCACGTCCACGCCGTGCGGCGACTTCGGCGTCGGCAGGAAATACACCAGATCCGAGCAGCTGCCGGCTTCCAGGATCGTGACGCTCGTCTTGATCTCGCTGCGGGCGATGCGCGACGAGGGATCCATGTAGTTGTGCGCGTACCGCGCCGGCATCTGCCGGGCGTTGCCGGCGGCCACGCATTCTTCCGCCCGTTTCCAGTTCACCGCCGCGATGAAATCCTTGTCGTTCTGCGAGGCGTTGATTTCGAGCAAGGTGTTGGCCTGCTCCGAGTTGTAGGACGTGAAGAACATCCATCCGTTGGACGGGCCCTTGCCGGCGTGCGCGAGGTCGTAGTTGAAACCCGGCACCAGCACCTGGAAGGCGATATCCAGCTTGCCGGGCTCATCGGCCCGGATGAAGGACAGGGTGCCCTTGAAGTTTTCGGCGTACGAGTCGATCGCCACATCCCGGTTCGGAATCGGCACGGAGAAACGCGTCGAGGCGACGAGGTATTCCGAGTTCGGGGTGATGAACGGTGAGCCGTGGTTGCCGGCGGAATTGGGGATCTCGACGATCTCCTCGGTTTCGAACTGCGTGAGATCGATGCGAGCGACGCGCGGCGTGTTGTTGCCATTGATGAAGATCCAGCGTCCGTCCGGGGCGCCATCCGTCATGGAGAGTTCAGGGTGGTGCGAGTCGTCCCACGGCACGAATCCGTGCGAGGTCATGAACATCGGCTTGGTCTCTTCCGAATAGCCCCAGCCGTTTTCGGCGTTCTGCGAAAAGACCGGGATGGTCTTCAGCAAGCGCCCGGAGGGCAGTCCGTGGACGGTGATCTGTCCGCTGAATCCGCCCGACATGAAGGCGTAAAATTCGTCGTATTCCCCCGGGGCGACATAGACCTGTTCCGCGGCGCTACTGCCGGAGGTCGAGGCGGGGCCCGTCATCTGGCAAGCGGCAAAGCTGCCGGCGAGCATCACGATGCCGGCGACAAGCAGCAGGATCGGGTTGATGCGAGTGGTTTTCATGGCATTGGCCTCTGTATTGGATGCGTTGGGTGGCGTGGGTTAAGGTTGGTTTTCTTTGTTTTCCGGGCCCTCATCGGCGGCCTTGCGGAGGTATTCGAGCAGGGCGCGCGCTTCGTCCTGCGTCAGATTCTGGCTGGGCATGGGCGTCATGAACTGGGCGAGCATCTTGCGCGCTTCCGGGTGTTTTTCGACCATCTCCGCCGGGTTCAGCATCATGTTCATGACGTAGGCCGGGGTGCGGCGCGTCAGCACGTCACCCAGCGCAGGGCCGACGTACCGCTCGCCGAGCTTGTGACAGGCCATGCATTTCATTTTGAAGCTCTCCTCGCCCGACTGCGCCAGGGCGTCGTCGATCGGACCCAGGTTCACGCTGGTGATCGGGCCGATGCCGTCGCGGAGCTGGGCTTCGCTCAGGCCGTTCGTCTGGGCCGCCGGCGCGGCAGGCGCTTCGGCGTCGCTGCCGCCGCAGCCGGCGAGAGGGAGGAGGCTGGCCACGATCAGGAGGAGCGCGGCGATCGGTAGGCGAGTTTCGGGTTTCATTTTGGATATCGGACTATTTTGTCTTATTAAGGGGCAAAAAAAGAGGCCGGCAGGTTGGCGTCGCCGTCTGCCATCGCCAGCCGGGCGATCGACAGCTGCGCGAAGCCGCGGCGCAGGCAGGCACGGGTCTCGTTCCAGTGCGCATGCAGCGGGCAGGGCGCTTCCTGGCTGCAACCGGGCATGCCCAGGACGCACGCCTCGAACAACCCCGGGCCGTCGATCGCGACCACGACATCGTGCAGCGTCAGCTGCTCCGGATCCGCGTGCAGCATCACGCCGCCTTGCGGGCCCTTGCGCGAATCGACCACGTGCTGACTGGCCAGCTCGGCGAGAATCTTGGACAAGAAGGAGCCGGGAATCGACAACGCCTCGCTGATCTCGTGAACCGGGACGAACCGGTCGCGCCCCTCACGTGAGAGATACACCAGCGACTGGATGCCATATGTGCAGCGTTTCGACATCATTTCGTATAGAAGACTCTTTTGTCTTAATTGAATATCGGAAAGGAAACGGCACCCGTCAAGCGCGGTGGCTGATGTCACGGTTTCTTCATAATCGGGTCAGCTCCCGGACAGCCGCAAGCCCAGCCGGTTGATGTCCGCGGCGAGGTCGGCGACGGTTGTGCCGGCGAACAGGGATTCGATCTGGGCGCGCTGCGGGCCCCACTGCTGGTGGAGCGGGCAGGGGTGGTTTTTGTCGCACGAGGGCAACCCCAGGACGCACTGCGTGAAGATGGCGTCACCGTCGATCGCCACCACGAGGTCGCGCACGGGGATCGCCGCGGCCGGCCGGCCAAGCCGGATGCCGCCGTGCGGGCCCTTGAGCGACTGCAGGATGCCGGCCTCCGTCAGTTTCTGGAAGATCTTGGTCAGAAAGTGAAACGAGATGTCGAGGTCGTCGCTGATCTTTCGGATGGATACGTGGCCCGCCTCGCCGAGCGAGACGAGGTGGAGCACGGCGCGGATGCCGTATTCGCAGCTTTTGGAGAGCAGCATGGCGGTATTAGGAGTCCTTTGTCTTAATCGCCCAATCTAACCCCGCGGGTCGTGCCGGCCAAGCTGTGGGCCGAGATTTCACAGGAACGGCGACGCGGCGGCAACCTTGCCGGCCTTGCCGCATTCCAGCCCCATCGCCGACAAACGACCGCACCCCATGGATCGCGAACCCGCCCTGAGCCCCACCCTGCGCCGGCTGCTGACCGTCTCGCTGGTGCTTGTGCCCGTGCTCTTTTTCGCCCTGCTCGAAGGCGGGTTGCGGCTGTTCGGGTATGGGGCGGACTACCCCCTGTTCATCCCGGTACCCGAATACGAGGGCTATCT includes:
- the nosZ gene encoding Sec-dependent nitrous-oxide reductase; protein product: MKTTRINPILLLVAGIVMLAGSFAACQMTGPASTSGSSAAEQVYVAPGEYDEFYAFMSGGFSGQITVHGLPSGRLLKTIPVFSQNAENGWGYSEETKPMFMTSHGFVPWDDSHHPELSMTDGAPDGRWIFINGNNTPRVARIDLTQFETEEIVEIPNSAGNHGSPFITPNSEYLVASTRFSVPIPNRDVAIDSYAENFKGTLSFIRADEPGKLDIAFQVLVPGFNYDLAHAGKGPSNGWMFFTSYNSEQANTLLEINASQNDKDFIAAVNWKRAEECVAAGNARQMPARYAHNYMDPSSRIARSEIKTSVTILEAGSCSDLVYFLPTPKSPHGVDVDPTGEFIAAGGKLATVIPVHSFSKMIQAIQNKEFETVIDGIPVLKYESIVAGEVENPGLGPLHTEFDGKGYAYTTAFISSEIVKWSLSTFQVVDRIPVYYSVGHLMIPGGDSQKPWGKYLVALNKITKDRYLPTGPELAHAAQLIDISGDKMKIILDFPTMGEPHYAQGIAASVIKDRQVQIYALQDNTHPDAVKSEGDTRIERRGNEVHVYMTTIRSHFSPDNIEGVRAGDDVYFHVTNLEQDWDVPHGFAIMGMNNAELLIMPGETRTLKWKADSPGVYPFYCTDFCSALHQEMQGYLRVSPAGSSTPLAYHTGGN
- a CDS encoding cytochrome c, giving the protein MKPETRLPIAALLLIVASLLPLAGCGGSDAEAPAAPAAQTNGLSEAQLRDGIGPITSVNLGPIDDALAQSGEESFKMKCMACHKLGERYVGPALGDVLTRRTPAYVMNMMLNPAEMVEKHPEARKMLAQFMTPMPSQNLTQDEARALLEYLRKAADEGPENKENQP
- a CDS encoding Rrf2 family transcriptional regulator; protein product: MTSATALDGCRFLSDIQLRQKSLLYEMMSKRCTYGIQSLVYLSREGRDRFVPVHEISEALSIPGSFLSKILAELASQHVVDSRKGPQGGVMLHADPEQLTLHDVVVAIDGPGLFEACVLGMPGCSQEAPCPLHAHWNETRACLRRGFAQLSIARLAMADGDANLPASFFAP
- a CDS encoding Rrf2 family transcriptional regulator; its protein translation is MLLSKSCEYGIRAVLHLVSLGEAGHVSIRKISDDLDISFHFLTKIFQKLTEAGILQSLKGPHGGIRLGRPAAAIPVRDLVVAIDGDAIFTQCVLGLPSCDKNHPCPLHQQWGPQRAQIESLFAGTTVADLAADINRLGLRLSGS